One Prolixibacteraceae bacterium DNA segment encodes these proteins:
- a CDS encoding HlyD family efflux transporter periplasmic adaptor subunit: MNKKIVGVLIALGILLAGVGTVMFLNNTKKVPSVKKKVETIYGVKCQRVEYKDMMVPFHYSGRVSSNAIVQLGAEVQGRLMAGNVLLKEGVSFKRGEVLFRVFSEDFRASLIASRSRFLKSLSVVLADVYVDLPNEYEKWNRFFEYISVEKAMPELPKITSGKEKIYMASKNVLGDYYEIRKMEIMLSKYTVRAPFSGSYITVNKEVGSITSPGTAVASIIRTNNYEVVVPVLIRDAKKVGVGDTVTVVEEDGDLSKTKVIRKANFIDPSTQSQNVYLAYRGNEIFSGQYVDVQFEKNFLKGVMEVPREAIFKGDMVYVERDGKIKKATVNVVYKNEDFMYINGLSNDEVLVIESLIGAYDGMKVNALMQ, translated from the coding sequence ATGAATAAAAAAATAGTTGGAGTTTTAATTGCTTTGGGGATTCTTTTGGCAGGTGTCGGGACGGTAATGTTTCTGAATAATACCAAAAAAGTTCCAAGTGTGAAAAAGAAAGTAGAGACCATTTATGGTGTGAAGTGTCAGCGTGTAGAGTACAAGGATATGATGGTTCCTTTTCATTATTCTGGTAGAGTTAGCTCTAATGCTATTGTTCAGCTTGGTGCCGAAGTACAAGGTCGTCTAATGGCAGGAAACGTTTTATTAAAAGAGGGGGTGAGCTTTAAAAGAGGAGAAGTTCTATTTAGAGTCTTTAGTGAAGATTTTAGAGCTTCATTGATTGCTTCTCGTAGTAGATTCCTAAAATCTCTTTCAGTAGTACTTGCGGATGTTTATGTGGATCTTCCTAACGAATACGAAAAATGGAATCGTTTTTTTGAATATATTTCAGTTGAGAAAGCGATGCCTGAATTGCCAAAGATAACTTCGGGTAAAGAGAAAATATACATGGCTTCTAAGAATGTATTGGGGGATTATTATGAGATTCGAAAAATGGAAATAATGCTTTCTAAGTATACTGTTCGTGCTCCTTTTAGTGGTTCTTATATTACAGTAAACAAAGAGGTTGGAAGTATTACTTCTCCAGGAACTGCTGTGGCAAGTATTATCCGTACGAATAATTATGAGGTAGTTGTTCCTGTTCTTATTCGTGATGCAAAGAAAGTGGGTGTTGGTGATACTGTGACTGTAGTCGAAGAGGATGGTGATTTATCGAAGACAAAAGTGATTAGAAAAGCAAACTTTATTGATCCTAGTACACAGAGTCAGAATGTATACCTTGCATATCGTGGAAATGAGATATTCTCTGGACAATATGTAGATGTTCAGTTTGAAAAGAACTTTCTTAAAGGGGTAATGGAAGTGCCTCGTGAAGCGATCTTTAAAGGAGACATGGTCTATGTGGAAAGAGATGGAAAGATTAAAAAGGCGACCGTAAATGTCGTGTATAAGAATGAAGATTTTATGTATATCAATGGTCTATCTAACGATGAAGTTTTGGTTATTGAGTCGTTGATCGGTGCATATGATGGAATGAAGGTAAATGCATTGATGCAATAA